One window of the Triticum dicoccoides isolate Atlit2015 ecotype Zavitan chromosome 3B, WEW_v2.0, whole genome shotgun sequence genome contains the following:
- the LOC119276301 gene encoding uncharacterized protein LOC119276301 produces MGDLKEMKYRRRIGLQERAQCSDQRAVDWGVLKQDPVELLRKLDELRDQITRSCQVAEQPREHRRAGRRPPLLPDLPEPVPLPGYHRPRYGARYGPGLPLSPCEPQHSDHGERYARQSSGRYRQYPGRQWDNGGIGHGNYHQYACASPHYLHGQGAAPQEEHIPMARYFAGQHECYRFERSPSISSDYDQRSVASSLYSHRSVSKKRAEYFRKKAEHLCRPMHGAAPFVVCSSCYNLLQLPMEKCMGWKQNRLQCGSCSEIISVKRMKGKAIPYTSSPSFSLSKTEQSSHDRMRRDFEHQHHDDVTSAFYNLNEHSSMQINIDFGDDNSVSSTISHERTDKECGSNRSIQSKADGISLSPGRSGDIESPKDILCERDADCQDEHSVDGPVSPCSPILEDKLVDPLCSQEKHNSSEDLGMDNGSDLNCKGEYNVNDDESVSMGSEQKVNEAELVEESMCRKHDQKNKEDHCSSLEDVSKLHGQNSAKVDPDSLENGNEKHEWTSKTDVTSSPESEGTCKKYDHNSKEDETSGLKVENTSNEFDKNTADSNSALEHANTAIEFEGTSTSERYEENLMEQDNGKLHEPCAEDANALTESGSSVNGRTNSGFSRGSSEAGLDEDQSSTGKSGDSSFFAGFLKKGFKDLSLFNQSMDSVKVSINGHPISERALKKAEKKAGPVEPGSYWYDCRAGFWGIMGRECIGIIPPYIREFNYPMPRNCAGGDTDVIVNGRELHQRDLDLLVGRGLPRISGKSYSIEISGNITDDAGNKLRSLGKLAPTIEKLKRGFGMHVPEGFR; encoded by the exons ATGGGCGATCTGAAGGAGATGAAGTACAGGCGGAGGATTGGGCTCCAGGAGCGCGCGCAATGCAGCGACCAGAGGGCCGTCGACTGGGGCGTGCTCAAGCAGGACCCCGTGGAGCTGCTGCGCAAGCTGGACGAGCTGAGGGACCAAATCACGCGGTCCTGCCAGGTCGCCGAGCAGCCACGGGAGCACCGTCGGGCGGGCCGCCGGCCGCCCTTGCTCCCTGACCTTCCCGAGCCGGTACCTCTGCCCGGGTATCACCGCCCACGCTATGGTGCCCGGTATGGGCCTGGCTTGCCGCTGAGCCCATGTGAGCCGCAGCACTCTGATCATGGGGAGAGGTACGCGAGGCAGTCAAGTGGGCGGTATCGCCAGTACCCAGGGAGGCAGTGGGACAACGGTGGGATTGGACATGGGAATTACCATCAGTATGCGTGTGCTAGTCCGCATTATCTGCATGGACAGGGGGCTGCGCCACAAGAAGAGCACATACCAATGGCCAGATACTTCGCTGGGCAGCATGAATGCTACCGATTTGAAAGGTCACCATCTATTTCATCAGATTATGACCAAAGGTCTGTGGCATCATCGCTGTACTCGCATCGCTCGGTGTCAAAGAAAAGGGCCGAGTATTTTAGGAAGAAGGCAGAACATCTCTGCCGGCCAATGCATGGCGCTGCGCCATTTGTTGTTTGCAGTTCTTGTTATAATCTCTTGCAGCTGCCAATGGAAAAATGCATGGGGTGGAAACAAAACAGGCTACAGTGTGGGTCTTGCTCTGAGATAATCAGTGTGAAGCGCATGAAAGGAAAGGCTATTCCCTACACATCCTCACCGTCCTTCAGTTTGTCCAAAACTGAGCAAAGCTCACATGATCGAATGAGACGAGATTTTGAGCATCAGCATcatgatgatgtcacttctgcgtTTTATAATTTGAATGAGCACAGCAGCATGCAAATCAACATAGATTTTGGTGATGATAATTCAGTTTCTTCCACCATTAGTCATGAAAGGACTGACAAAGAATGTGGCTCAAACAGGAGCATTCAGTCGAAAGCAGATGGTATCTCTCTGTCTCCAGGCAGGTCTGGAGATATTGAAAGCCCAAAGGATATATTATGTGAAAGAGATGCAGATTGTCAGGATGAACATTCAGTAGATGGTCCAGTCAGCCCGTGTTCCCCAATTTTAGAGGACAAACTTGTTGATCCACTGTGCAGCCAAGAAAAACACAATAGTTCAGAGGACTTAGGTATGGATAATGGATCTGACCTAAATTGCAAAGGAGAATACAATGTTAATGATGATGAGAGTGTCAGCATGGGAAGCGAACAAAAGGTCAATGAAGCTGAACTTGTAGAGGAAAGCATGTGCAGAAAGCATGAtcaaaagaacaaggaagatcactgTTCTAGCCTTGAAGATGTCAGCAAATTGCATGGGCAGAATAGTGCAAAAGTTGACCCTGATAGTCTTGAGAATGGAAATGAAAAGCATGAGTGGACAAGCAAAACCGATGTCACAAGCAGTCCTGAAAGTGAAGGTACATGCAAGAAATATGACCACAACAGCAAAGAAGATGAAACAAGCGGTCTGAAAGTTGAGAACACAAGTAATGAGTTTGACAAGAACACAGCGGACAGCAACAGTGCCCTCGAACATGCGAACACTGCCATTGAATTTGAAGGTACAAGCACAAGTGAGAGATATGAAGAAAACCTAATGGAACAAGATAATGGAAAATTGCATGAGCCATGTGCTGAGGATGCCAATGCCCTAACGGAGAGTGGGTCATCAGTTAATGGGCGCACAAATTCTGGTTTTTCTCGTGGTTCTTCTGAGGCTGGTTTAGATGAAGATCAATCCTCAACTGGTAAGAGTGGGGATTCATCATTTTTTGCTGGTTTCTTGAAGAAGGGGTTCAAGGACCTTTCTTTATTTAACCAGTCCATGGATAGTGTTAAGGTTTCAATCAATGGCCATCCAATCTCTGAAAGAGCTCTTAAGAAGGCAGAAAAGAAAGCTGGTCCTGTTGAACCTGGCTCATACTG GTATGACTGCCGTGCTGGATTTTGGGGCATCATGGGTAGAGAATGTATTGGCATTATTCCT CCATATATAAGAGAATTCAATTATCCAATGCCCAGAAATTGTGCTGGTGGAGACACTGATGTCATTGTCAATGGCAGAGAACTTCATCAGAGAGATTTAGATTTGCTTGTAGGAAGAGGACTTCCACGTATCTCTGGCAAATCATATTCCATTGAGATTTCTGGAAATATTACCGATGATGCTGGAAATAAGCTACGCAGTCTTGGCAAACTTGCCCCCAC AATTGAGAAGCTGAAGCGTGGTTTTGGTATGCACGTCCCTGAAGGGTTTAGGTAG